Part of the Microbacterium immunditiarum genome is shown below.
GCGCTCTGGGCGACCGGTGTCCTGACTCTTCCGGAGGCGCTCGCGGGCTTCGCGAATCCGACGGTCATGTTCATCGCCGCGCTGTTCGTCGTGAGCGAGAGCCTCGATGCGACGGGCGTGTCGGCACGCGTCGGGCGTATCGTCGTCGAGCATTCGGGTACGAGTCCGGCACGGCCGCTCGTCATCCTGATGCTGATCCAGTCGGCGCTCAGCGCCGTGATGAGCGTCAGCGGTGCGGTGGCGACGATGCTGCCGGTCGCGGTGATCATCGCGACGCGCCTGGCCGTCCCGCCCTCGCGGCTGCTCATGCCGATGCTGTTCGCGACCCACGCCGGGTCGATGCTCGTGCTGACCGGGACTCCCGTCAACGTCATCGTGTCCGAGCTGGCCGCAAAGGAGACGGGCACGCCCTTCGGGTTCTTCGACTTCGCCGTCGCGGGCGTGCCGCTGGTCATCGGGACCGTGGTGCTGTCCGTGCTGCTCCGGCGGTGGCTGCTGCCGGATCGTCCGGCATCGACTCCGTCGCGTGACCTGCTCGCGCTGACGGACGCGCTCGTGGGCTCGTTGAGCGGCGACGACGAGGTCTCGTGCGTCCGAGTCGTCGCCGGCTCGTCGCTCGTCGGCCGCGCATGCGCCGAGGTGCTCGCGTCTCCCTCGGCCGGCATCCGCGTTCTCACCATCCGCGACACGGCGGGGAAGCCGAAGCGGCCCGATGCCGCTCTGGCCGTCGGCGACGTGCTGACGGTGCGGGCGCCCGGGCAGGCGCTCGCCGATGCGCGCCCGCGTCTCGGGGTCGTCGAGGCCGGGTCCGGTCCGGGGACGGCGCTGGTCGACGGCCGGATGGGCATCGCGGAGTTCGTCGTGGCACCTCGGTCTCGACTGGTCGGCGTCGCCGCGTTCCCGGGCATGGTCATCGGAGCGGGCGACCTCGTGGTTCTCGCAGTGCATCGCGACAGCATCGAGCCGGATGCCCCGACCGTCGAGCTCGGAGTCGGTGACGTGCTCCTCCTCCATGGCTCGTGGGATGCACTGGATGCCATCGGCTCCGAAAGGGACCTGCTCGTCGTCGAGGACCCCGTCGCGATCCGCCGGCAGGTCGCCCCGATCGGACGCAAGGGGTGGATCGCGCTCGGCATCCTCATCGCGATGGTGGCCGCCCTCGCATGCGATCTCGTCCCGGCCGCGGTCGGAGCGCTGCTCGCCGCCGGCGCGGTCATCATCCTCAGGATCGTCCCGGCCGAGCGGGCCTTCCGCTCGATCTCGTGGCCGACCGTCATCCTCGTGGCCGGCCTGATCCCGATCAGCACCGCGTTCGCCGTGACCGGGCTCGACAACCTCATCGGCAGTGCGATCGTGAGCTTCGTCGGTCCTGCCGGACCCCACGGAGCCCTGCTCGCGCTGTGTGTCGTCGTGCTGATCCTCGGGCAGGTGATGAGCAACACCGCAACCGTCCTGGTCGTCGCGCCGGTCGCCGTCTCGGTTGCGTCACTCATGGAGGTGTCGGCTCTGCCGTTCCTGATGGCCCTGACCGTTTCGGGGGCCGCTTCCCTGCTCACGCCCGTCGCGACGGCCGCCAACCTCGTCATCCAGGAGCCGGGAAGCTATCGATTCTCCGACTACCTCCGATTCGGAGCACCGCTCGCGGTGCTGTATCTCGCCGTCGCGGTCCTCATCGTGCCGCTCGTCTGGCCGTTCTGACACCGCGACCCCGAGCGGGTGGGGGCGGATCAGGAGTGGCGGAGGACCCAGCCGAGCTGCAGCGACGCGAAAAGGCCCGGATTCTCGGAGTAGTACGCGTGGCCGCCGTCCTCGATCGTGACCAGCTCCGCGCCGCTGATCCCGCGGTAGAGGTCCTGAGCATGGCGGGGGGTGGTCAGGATGTCCTCGGAGCCGACGGTGATGAGCGTCGGCGCGGTGATCTTCGCGAGCTCGTCGTCGGTCATCCACTGCTCACGAGCGACGCGCAGGTGCTGCGCGTACTCCTCGAGCTCGAGGGAGTCGATCTCAGTCGAGCCCTCGGGGAGTGCAGCCAGCGACATGCCCTCCGGACTCCACGCCCACATCGCGACGAACGAGCGCAGGAAGTCCCCGGCGACCCCCTTCTCGAGCAGGCTTCTGCGGAACTCGAGCATGGAGAGCAGCCGCGGGTCGGGCCGGGCAGCTGTGGAGTGCAGCGAGAGACTTCTGACGAGATGCGGATGCCGCGACGCGACGCGCATCGCGATGCCGCCGCCGAGCGAGACCCCCGCGACATGGACGGGACCGTCGTCGAGGGACTCGATGAGTGCCGCGGCGTCATCGGCGAGGTCCTCGATCGTGGTGCCGTCTCCGACCGGCGAGGCCTTGCCGACGCCGCGGTTGTCGAACGACACGCAGTGCACGTACGGCGCCATGTGCTCGACGATCGGATTCCAGGCGCGATGGTCGGTCCCCAGGCCCTGGATGAGCACGAGTGTTGGTCCGGCTCCCGCTCGTGAGACCTGCGTGGTGAACGAGGGGAGTTCGACGGTCTCGATTGCTGCGTCCACGGGGCCTCCGGTTCAAGCGTGATCTTAGTGATATAAGTATACAAAGATTTGCAGGATCAGCAGTGATCCGACTCAACGAGGAGACGATGCGCCATGAGACCGATCGTGCGTACGGTCAGCACGCCAGCGTTCACGACGGAGATCCGCGAACACGGCGAAGGCCCCACGCTGGTGCTGATCCAGGGCGGCGGAACGGGAAAGAACGCCTGGAACGCGCTGGTCGACCGGCTCGCGCCGCGCGTCCGATGCGTGGCGTTCGACAACCGCGGCGTCGGAGGCGCTTCGCACGCCGATGAGTCGCTGACGATCGAGGATCTCGCGCGCGACGCGGCATCCGTCATCGAGGCCCTCGGCGAGGGCGCCGTCCACGTCGCCGGGGTCTCGCTCGGCGGGTTCATCGCGATGCGGCTGGCCGCCATGCGGCCTGATCTGGTGTCCAGCCTGACGCTTCACGCCACAGCGGCCAAGCTCGACGAGCGCACGATCCAGCAGGGCGACTTCCGCCGCCGCATCATGGATCTCGGCCTGCCCGACACCGGCGGCATGATCCGCGAGTACCTCAGAGCGTGGGCGGCGGGATCGCGTGGTCTGCTCGCCGACCTCCCGGCGGACGTCGTCAGCCACTCCGAGTTCTCACGTCAGAACTACCTCGGTCACCTCAACGCGATCCGCGGGCACGACATGGGTGCGCACGAGCTCGGGAGGATCACCGCGCCGACTCTGATCACCGCGGGAGCAGAGGACATCCTGTGCTCGCTTGAGAACGCGCGGTTCCTCCACCGCTCCATCCCGGGGTCGCAGCTGGTGATCCTGGAGCGAGCGGGGCACGTCTACTACTTCGAGGAGCCCGTGCTCACCGGCGCCGTGCAGGAGGGGTGGATCATGCAGCACGTCGACGCGAGTGCGTCCGCATGAGTGCTCTGCGCGTGGAGGAGGACGGTCCGGTTCGCGTGCTGACGCTCGACCGGCCGGACGCCCTGAACGCAATCGACCACGAGCTCCACGAGGCTCTCGCCGACGTCTGGCCGCGGCTGGACGCGGACCGCGAGGCGCGAGCGGTCGTTCTCACTGGCTCTGGGCGCGCATTCTGCGCGGGAGGCGACCTCGACTGGATACGCGACGCCGGTGGAAGCGACGAGGGCGCCGCATCGATGATGAAGACCGCCACCCGGATCATCACAGGGATGCTCGGCACGCGCCTGCCGGTCGTGGCGGCCGTCAACGGACCGGCGATCGGGCTGGGATGCACGCTCACGGTCCTGTCCGATCTCGTGCTGGCCTCTCCGGACGCCTGGTTCAGCGATCCCCACGTCGGTGTTGGCCTCGCGGCCGGTGACGGCGGGATCCTGTGGTCCTCCCTCACCGGCATGCACGTCGCCAAGGAGTTCCTCTTCCTCGGGGGCCGGCTCCCTGCCGACGACGCTGTGCGCGCCGGCCTCGCCAACCGCGTCGTTCCCGCCGAGTCGCTGCGGGAGGAGTCGCTCATCCTCGCCCACAGGCTCGCGGAGCTTCCCGCGCCGGCGCTGCAGGGGACGAAGCGAGCGATGAACTCGATGCTGATGGCGGCGTGGCCGTCGCTCGAGAACGGCATCGCCGCCGAGGAGCGATCGATGCGCAGCGTGGAACACCACGCCCGCCTCGCGGAGGTCAGACCGCCGACGCGGTGAGCGCGCGCAGGACGCGCGACTCGGAAGGGCGCCCGAGCAGCCCGGCCATCCAGGTGCTCGTCTCGACGAGCAGGTCCAGGTCCACGCCGGTTCGGATCCCGAGGCCCTCGAGCATCCACACGAGGTCCTCCGTCGCGAGGTTGCCGGTCGCCCCCGGAGTGAACGGGCACCCGCCCAGCCCTCCTGCGGACGAGTCGAAGGTGGTCACGCCCGCCCGCAGTGCGGCGTACGCATTGGAGAGCGCCTGGCCGTACGTGTCGTGGAGGTGCATCGCGAGCACGTCGGGCCCGAGCCCGGCCTCCCCGAACGCGCCGATGAGCTCCGTCACATGGGCGGGAGTCGCCACGCCGATCGTGTCGCCGAGCGACAGCTGGGTCGCGCCCAGGTCGAAGAGGCGCTTGCCCGCCTCCACGACCTGCGCGATCGGGACGGGCCCCTGCCAGGGGTCGCCGAAGCACATCGAGACGTAGGCGCGCACGTCCAGGCCGAGTCCGCGAGCGCGTGCCACGACGGGCCGGAACATGTCGAACTGCGTGTCCACCGTGCGGTTGAGGTTCGCGCGCGCCAGGCCCTCCGTCGCGCTTCCGAAGATGGCGATCCACCGCACCCCCGCTTCGACCGCGCGATCCAGGCCGCGGTCGTTCGGGACCAGCACGGGCATGCGCGTCGCGCCGTCGAGATCCAGCTGTGCGAGAACCTCAGCCGCGTCGGCGAGCTGGGGGACCCAGTCCGGCCGGACGAAGCTCGTCACCTCGATCGTGCGCAGACCGGCGGCCATCAGGCGCCGGACGAAGTCCACC
Proteins encoded:
- a CDS encoding SLC13 family permease, whose translation is MISAPLVATVAILVLALVAFAWGRLSAAVIAVGVALALWATGVLTLPEALAGFANPTVMFIAALFVVSESLDATGVSARVGRIVVEHSGTSPARPLVILMLIQSALSAVMSVSGAVATMLPVAVIIATRLAVPPSRLLMPMLFATHAGSMLVLTGTPVNVIVSELAAKETGTPFGFFDFAVAGVPLVIGTVVLSVLLRRWLLPDRPASTPSRDLLALTDALVGSLSGDDEVSCVRVVAGSSLVGRACAEVLASPSAGIRVLTIRDTAGKPKRPDAALAVGDVLTVRAPGQALADARPRLGVVEAGSGPGTALVDGRMGIAEFVVAPRSRLVGVAAFPGMVIGAGDLVVLAVHRDSIEPDAPTVELGVGDVLLLHGSWDALDAIGSERDLLVVEDPVAIRRQVAPIGRKGWIALGILIAMVAALACDLVPAAVGALLAAGAVIILRIVPAERAFRSISWPTVILVAGLIPISTAFAVTGLDNLIGSAIVSFVGPAGPHGALLALCVVVLILGQVMSNTATVLVVAPVAVSVASLMEVSALPFLMALTVSGAASLLTPVATAANLVIQEPGSYRFSDYLRFGAPLAVLYLAVAVLIVPLVWPF
- a CDS encoding alpha/beta fold hydrolase; amino-acid sequence: MDAAIETVELPSFTTQVSRAGAGPTLVLIQGLGTDHRAWNPIVEHMAPYVHCVSFDNRGVGKASPVGDGTTIEDLADDAAALIESLDDGPVHVAGVSLGGGIAMRVASRHPHLVRSLSLHSTAARPDPRLLSMLEFRRSLLEKGVAGDFLRSFVAMWAWSPEGMSLAALPEGSTEIDSLELEEYAQHLRVAREQWMTDDELAKITAPTLITVGSEDILTTPRHAQDLYRGISGAELVTIEDGGHAYYSENPGLFASLQLGWVLRHS
- a CDS encoding alpha/beta fold hydrolase, which produces MRPIVRTVSTPAFTTEIREHGEGPTLVLIQGGGTGKNAWNALVDRLAPRVRCVAFDNRGVGGASHADESLTIEDLARDAASVIEALGEGAVHVAGVSLGGFIAMRLAAMRPDLVSSLTLHATAAKLDERTIQQGDFRRRIMDLGLPDTGGMIREYLRAWAAGSRGLLADLPADVVSHSEFSRQNYLGHLNAIRGHDMGAHELGRITAPTLITAGAEDILCSLENARFLHRSIPGSQLVILERAGHVYYFEEPVLTGAVQEGWIMQHVDASASA
- a CDS encoding enoyl-CoA hydratase/isomerase family protein gives rise to the protein MSALRVEEDGPVRVLTLDRPDALNAIDHELHEALADVWPRLDADREARAVVLTGSGRAFCAGGDLDWIRDAGGSDEGAASMMKTATRIITGMLGTRLPVVAAVNGPAIGLGCTLTVLSDLVLASPDAWFSDPHVGVGLAAGDGGILWSSLTGMHVAKEFLFLGGRLPADDAVRAGLANRVVPAESLREESLILAHRLAELPAPALQGTKRAMNSMLMAAWPSLENGIAAEERSMRSVEHHARLAEVRPPTR
- a CDS encoding hydroxymethylglutaryl-CoA lyase, which gives rise to MTRPQAFREPGLPEAVTIYEVGPRDGLQNEKVVVPTQDKVDFVRRLMAAGLRTIEVTSFVRPDWVPQLADAAEVLAQLDLDGATRMPVLVPNDRGLDRAVEAGVRWIAIFGSATEGLARANLNRTVDTQFDMFRPVVARARGLGLDVRAYVSMCFGDPWQGPVPIAQVVEAGKRLFDLGATQLSLGDTIGVATPAHVTELIGAFGEAGLGPDVLAMHLHDTYGQALSNAYAALRAGVTTFDSSAGGLGGCPFTPGATGNLATEDLVWMLEGLGIRTGVDLDLLVETSTWMAGLLGRPSESRVLRALTASAV